A window of Streptomyces sp. SAI-127 contains these coding sequences:
- a CDS encoding sugar ABC transporter permease encodes MTDTTQKAAVEVIPAAPVPAPPPRRTRVRRGVTPWLFLIAPLALLITFTYAPIANMVAYSFTDWDGVSPELRSTGVENYREVFTRPDLFEVFWVSGYYLAASVVQIVLALYFATILSFDVRFRNFFKGVLFFPYLINGVAIGFVFLYFFQDGGTLDSVLSLFGVKTDHAWLGTPVSANTSLAGVSVWRYLGLNFVLFLGAIQSIPGELYEAAELDGANRWHQFRHIIAPGIKPVLTLTVILSISGSLSVFEIPYIMTGGATGTETFVIQTVNLAFRFNKTGLASAAAVVLLLIILLVTWVQRRLVPDDKVDLV; translated from the coding sequence ATGACGGACACGACACAGAAGGCGGCCGTGGAGGTGATCCCGGCCGCCCCCGTCCCGGCACCGCCCCCGCGCCGGACCCGCGTCCGGCGGGGCGTGACCCCCTGGCTGTTCCTGATCGCCCCGCTCGCCCTGCTGATCACCTTCACCTACGCGCCGATCGCCAACATGGTCGCGTACAGCTTCACCGACTGGGACGGTGTCAGCCCCGAACTGCGCTCCACGGGCGTCGAGAACTACCGGGAGGTGTTCACCCGCCCGGATCTCTTCGAGGTCTTCTGGGTCAGTGGCTACTACCTCGCCGCCTCCGTGGTCCAGATCGTCCTCGCGCTCTACTTCGCGACGATCCTGAGCTTCGACGTCCGCTTCCGGAACTTCTTCAAGGGCGTGCTCTTCTTCCCGTACTTGATCAACGGCGTCGCGATCGGCTTCGTGTTCCTCTACTTCTTCCAGGACGGCGGGACGCTTGACTCGGTGCTGAGCCTGTTCGGAGTGAAGACCGACCACGCCTGGCTCGGCACCCCGGTCTCCGCGAACACCTCGCTGGCCGGCGTCTCGGTCTGGCGCTATCTCGGCCTGAACTTCGTGCTCTTCCTGGGCGCGATCCAGTCCATCCCGGGGGAGTTGTACGAGGCCGCCGAGCTGGACGGCGCGAACCGCTGGCACCAGTTCCGCCACATCATCGCGCCGGGCATCAAGCCGGTCCTGACCCTGACGGTGATCCTCTCGATCTCCGGCTCGCTGTCGGTCTTCGAGATCCCGTACATCATGACCGGCGGCGCCACCGGAACCGAGACCTTCGTGATCCAGACGGTCAACCTGGCCTTCCGCTTCAACAAGACGGGCCTGGCCTCGGCGGCCGCCGTCGTCCTCCTGCTGATCATTCTGCTGGTGACCTGGGTGCAGCGGCGCCTGGTCCCCGACGACAAGGTGGACCTCGTATGA
- a CDS encoding carbohydrate ABC transporter permease, producing the protein MTRRTIARALVHFSLIAATLVVLLPLVVVLLTSLKSEKEMANTSGALELPHDLLNFHNYVTAFQDGEMLSAFTNTAIILLISIGGTVLIGSMTAYAIDRFTFRFKKLVVALFLTAALVPGVTTQVATFQIVNSFGMFDSLWAPIALYMGTDIVSIYIFLQFVRSIPVSLDESARLDGANAFTIYRKIIFPLLKPATATVVIVKGITVYNDFYIPFLYMPSEDLGVISTSLFRFRGPYAAHWEVISAGAVLVILPTLIVFLSLQRFIYNGFTRGATR; encoded by the coding sequence ATGACACGCCGTACGATCGCCCGCGCCCTTGTCCATTTCTCGCTGATCGCCGCGACCCTGGTCGTCCTGCTGCCGCTCGTGGTCGTCCTCCTCACCTCCCTCAAGTCGGAGAAGGAGATGGCGAACACGAGCGGCGCCCTGGAACTCCCGCACGACCTGCTGAACTTCCACAACTACGTGACGGCGTTCCAGGACGGCGAGATGCTCTCCGCCTTCACCAACACGGCGATCATCCTGCTGATCTCGATCGGCGGCACAGTGCTCATCGGCTCGATGACGGCCTACGCCATCGACCGGTTCACCTTCCGCTTCAAGAAGCTGGTGGTGGCGCTCTTCCTGACGGCCGCGCTGGTCCCCGGCGTCACCACCCAGGTGGCCACGTTCCAGATCGTCAACAGCTTCGGCATGTTCGACAGCCTCTGGGCCCCGATCGCCCTCTACATGGGCACGGACATCGTCTCGATCTACATCTTCCTGCAGTTCGTCCGCTCGATCCCGGTCTCCCTGGACGAATCGGCCCGCCTGGACGGCGCCAACGCCTTCACGATCTACCGAAAGATCATCTTCCCGCTGCTGAAGCCGGCGACCGCGACCGTGGTGATCGTGAAGGGCATCACGGTCTACAACGACTTCTACATTCCCTTCCTCTACATGCCCTCGGAGGATCTTGGCGTGATCTCGACGTCGCTGTTCCGCTTCCGGGGCCCCTACGCGGCCCACTGGGAGGTCATTTCGGCAGGAGCGGTCCTGGTGATCCTGCCGACACTGATCGTTTTCCTGTCGTTGCAGCGCTTCATCTACAACGGCTTCACGCGAGGAGCGACCAGATGA
- a CDS encoding ribonuclease D, translating into MTDAQETAADVSLRTTGGGPPDDGGSSAAEAPIPLLEPREGIPPVIADEDSLAEVIAAFAAGSGPVAVDAERASGYRYGQRAYLVQLRRAGAGTALIDPVACPDLSGLGEALSGVEWVLHAATQDLPCLREIGMVPSRLFDTELAGRIAGFPRVGLGAMVEGVLGFVLEKGHSAVDWSTRPLPEPWLRYAALDVELLVDLRDALEKELDRQGKLEWALQEFDAIASAPPAEPRKDPWRRTSGMHKVRRRRQLAVVRELWEARDRIAQRRDVSPGKVLSDAAIVEAALSLPVNVHALAALNGFGHRMGRRQLEQWQAAVDRAKALAEVQLPQPGQPLTGPPPPRAWADKDPAAAARLSAARAAVSALAESLNMPQENLITPDTVRRVCWEPPSVVSAESVGAALAGHGARAWQVEQVTPVLVAALSA; encoded by the coding sequence CAAGAGACCGCAGCAGACGTTTCACTGCGAACCACCGGAGGCGGCCCTCCGGACGATGGCGGATCTTCTGCAGCGGAGGCGCCGATCCCTCTGCTGGAGCCGCGCGAGGGCATTCCGCCCGTGATCGCCGACGAGGACTCGCTCGCCGAGGTGATCGCCGCGTTCGCCGCGGGCTCCGGCCCCGTCGCCGTCGACGCCGAGCGGGCGTCCGGCTACCGCTACGGACAGCGCGCCTATCTCGTGCAGCTGCGCCGCGCGGGTGCGGGGACCGCGCTGATCGACCCGGTGGCCTGTCCCGATCTCTCGGGGCTCGGCGAGGCCCTCTCCGGTGTGGAGTGGGTGCTGCACGCCGCCACACAGGATCTTCCGTGTCTCCGCGAGATAGGCATGGTGCCCTCGCGCCTGTTCGACACCGAGCTGGCCGGGCGGATCGCCGGGTTCCCCCGGGTCGGGCTCGGCGCGATGGTCGAAGGGGTGCTGGGCTTCGTCCTGGAGAAGGGGCACTCGGCCGTCGACTGGTCGACCCGTCCGCTGCCCGAGCCGTGGCTGCGGTACGCCGCCCTCGACGTGGAGCTTCTCGTCGACCTGCGCGACGCGCTGGAGAAGGAGCTCGACCGGCAGGGGAAGCTGGAGTGGGCGCTTCAGGAGTTCGACGCGATCGCTTCGGCTCCACCGGCCGAGCCGCGCAAGGACCCCTGGCGCCGGACCTCCGGCATGCACAAGGTGCGGCGGCGCCGGCAGCTGGCCGTCGTGCGGGAACTGTGGGAGGCGCGGGACCGGATCGCCCAGCGGCGGGACGTGTCGCCGGGCAAGGTGCTGTCCGATGCGGCGATCGTCGAGGCGGCGCTCTCCCTGCCGGTCAATGTGCACGCGCTGGCCGCGTTGAACGGCTTCGGGCATCGGATGGGACGGCGGCAGCTGGAGCAGTGGCAGGCCGCGGTGGATCGGGCCAAGGCCCTTGCCGAGGTACAGCTGCCGCAGCCCGGGCAGCCGCTCACCGGGCCTCCGCCGCCGCGGGCCTGGGCCGACAAGGATCCTGCGGCGGCCGCGAGGTTGTCCGCGGCACGGGCTGCGGTGTCCGCGTTGGCCGAGTCGCTGAACATGCCGCAGGAGAACCTGATCACTCCGGACACGGTGCGGCGGGTCTGCTGGGAGCCGCCGAGCGTGGTCAGCGCGGAGTCGGTGGGGGCGGCGTTGGCCGGTCACGGGGCCCGGGCCTGGCAGGTCGAGCAAGTGACTCCGGTGCTGGTGGCTGCGCTTTCCGCCTAG
- a CDS encoding ABC transporter substrate-binding protein, whose protein sequence is MNRRTALAMVVGAALLIPGCTGTGGSSKGADAKAPDDPSKVTGTIKVLTVRTDLVQDGTLKKYAAEFSKTYPKVKVEFEGITDYEAEVKIRMNTENYGDVLLIPAVIKKSDYPRFFASLGTQEERAKKYRFTDFTAVDGKVYGQSPVAVSPGFVYNKRIWKEAGITEWPTTPAEFVADLKAIKAKTDAIPYYTNFSAGWPLSSWTSVDGAVTCDPKATDKLAEGDPWAKGADLRVGDRLLYDIVHEGLIEKDPTTSNWEESKPRTAKGEIATQWLGTWAIVQFQDAAKKAGVNPDDIGFMPFPAQTDGKFCATIAPDYNQAVNVHSSHKEAARAWIDWFTDKSGYVEDNLALSPLKDAPLPSVLKPYEDQGVKFIELDDAQGAKVKQIDNESEVGLYAPEYRQKLVDLARGARKGSLDDFLADLSKRWTDTQKNLGS, encoded by the coding sequence ATGAACCGCCGTACAGCCCTGGCCATGGTCGTGGGAGCCGCCTTGCTGATCCCCGGGTGCACCGGCACCGGTGGATCGTCGAAGGGCGCCGATGCCAAGGCGCCTGACGACCCGTCAAAGGTCACCGGCACCATCAAGGTCCTCACCGTCCGCACCGACCTCGTGCAGGACGGCACGCTGAAGAAGTACGCCGCCGAGTTCAGCAAGACCTATCCGAAGGTGAAGGTCGAGTTCGAGGGCATCACGGACTACGAGGCCGAGGTCAAGATCCGGATGAACACCGAGAACTACGGCGATGTCCTGCTGATCCCGGCCGTCATCAAGAAGAGCGACTACCCGAGGTTCTTCGCCTCGCTGGGTACCCAGGAAGAGCGCGCCAAGAAGTACCGCTTCACCGACTTCACCGCCGTCGACGGCAAGGTGTACGGGCAGAGCCCCGTCGCCGTCAGTCCCGGGTTCGTCTACAACAAGCGGATCTGGAAGGAAGCCGGGATCACCGAATGGCCCACCACCCCGGCCGAGTTCGTCGCCGACCTCAAGGCCATCAAGGCGAAGACCGACGCGATCCCGTACTACACCAACTTCTCGGCCGGCTGGCCGCTGTCCTCGTGGACGTCGGTCGACGGCGCGGTGACCTGTGACCCGAAGGCGACCGACAAGCTCGCCGAGGGCGACCCCTGGGCGAAGGGCGCGGACCTGCGCGTCGGCGACCGGCTCCTGTACGACATCGTCCACGAGGGGCTGATCGAGAAGGACCCGACCACCAGCAACTGGGAGGAGTCCAAGCCCCGCACCGCCAAGGGGGAGATCGCCACGCAGTGGCTCGGCACCTGGGCGATCGTGCAGTTCCAGGACGCGGCGAAGAAGGCCGGCGTGAACCCCGACGACATCGGCTTCATGCCCTTCCCGGCCCAGACGGACGGGAAGTTCTGCGCGACCATCGCCCCCGACTACAACCAGGCGGTCAACGTCCACTCCTCGCACAAGGAGGCGGCCCGGGCCTGGATCGACTGGTTCACCGACAAGTCCGGCTATGTCGAGGACAACCTCGCCCTCTCCCCGCTCAAGGACGCGCCGCTGCCGTCGGTCCTGAAGCCGTACGAGGACCAGGGCGTGAAGTTCATCGAACTGGACGACGCCCAGGGCGCGAAGGTCAAGCAGATCGACAACGAGTCCGAGGTCGGCCTCTACGCCCCCGAGTACCGCCAGAAGCTCGTCGACCTCGCCCGCGGCGCCCGCAAGGGCAGCCTCGACGACTTCCTCGCCGACCTCAGCAAGCGCTGGACGGACACCCAGAAGAACCTGGGGTCCTGA